Proteins co-encoded in one Zootoca vivipara chromosome 3, rZooViv1.1, whole genome shotgun sequence genomic window:
- the GAREM2 gene encoding GRB2-associated and regulator of MAPK protein 2, with the protein MERLAAALGRMAWSSGPPLPLDLIVAKCRLPALVRPGPGEYVEGVSDQDVLLIHSCRQWTTVTAHSLEEGHYVIGPKIDIPLQYPGKFKLLDQDRDVREPVQYFNSVEEVASIFPDRVFVMEAITFSVKVVSGEFSEDSEVYNFTLHAGDELTLMGQAEILCAKAAKEKSRFNTLLRKLGKAGVVGSGSGAGAGGGAGGGVGGGSRPLKGKMPCLICMNHRTNESLSLPFQCKGRFSTRSPLELQMQEGEHTIRSIIEKVRLPVNVTVPTRPPRNPYDLHAIREGHCYKLVSIISKTVVLCCILRREAVAPFHFLLLTDMPRFLLPEGALWGGGDARLEKLLRESAALCQECFDPNEYSKAVREAKADLAEECASPRRVRLCLQGYARDELAHSFQRLSLCLYSTSGGARQDPASGGRSQRTLLPSRQEHHEALFPDGPDTEREYTTPDWTEPAFRAPELPYEELWTNNQNRGSYAEPSGKPAGLESANPAGQRDLISFTGLASPLGSPPCQQGLLGEEPAGDAPPPVPPKSDAVREECRLLVAPPVPPRGGHVPAASSPPVPLRFPKLQGAASSPSSSLSYYSPGLHEGSRPQSGSCSPSPDSYSLYCYPCTWGDCKAGDSSGRPLASPPAQPQAQPAQGSSWSDPWPYSDLSVATGRPTTPLLGGSDTSALKSYCSFPRLKPPQAPQKRFAPFGALNPFSNPASSEWLEPLEWQKTSSPETFDPFEATASSSSSPEGEPRYSPVPPPRPAKQAFEPPEHVALRTPLGPLPPSVTRGAESGAAPRLYLAPGVIEVPPARLSGDGSPWQPPPDLSALSLEEVSRCLRFIGLSEDVVSFFARERIDGSIFVQLTEEILSEDFRLTKLQVKKIMQFIKGWRPKI; encoded by the exons GAGAGTACGTGGAAGGGGTTAGTGACCAGGACGTGCTCCTTATCCACTCCTGCCGCCAGTGGACCACAGTGACAGCCCATAGCCTGGAGGAGGGACACTACGTCATTGGCCCCAAGATTGACATCCCTCTCCAGTATCCAG GGAAATTCAAGCTGCTCGACCAGGACAGGGATGTCCGGGAGCCTGTGCAGTACTTCAACAGCGTGGAAGAGGTGGCCAGTATATTCCCGGACAGGGTCTTCGTCATGGAGGCCATCACCTTCAGCGTCAAG gTGGTGTCGGGGGAGTTCAGCGAGGACAGCGAGGTGTACAACTTTACACTGCACGCCGGGGACGAGCTGACGCTCATGGGCCAAGCCGAGATCCTGTGTGCGAAAGCCGCCAAGGAGAAGTCGCGCTTCAACACGTTGTTGCGGAAGCTGGGCAAGGCGGGCGTCGTTGGCAGCGGGAGTGGCGCTGGGGCCGGGGGCGGTGCCGGGGGCGGAGTCGGCGGGGGCAGCCGCCCGCTGAAGGGCAAGATGCCCTGCCTGATCTGCATGAACCACCGCACCAACGAGAGCCTCAGTTTGCCCTTCCAGTGCAAGGGGCGCTTCAGCACCCGCTCGCCGCTGGAGCTGCAGATGCAGGAGGGCGAGCACACCATCCGCAGCATCATCGAGAAGGTGCGGCTGCCCGTCAACGTGACGGTGCCCACGCGGCCCCCACGCAACCCCTATGACCTCCACGCCATCCGCGAGGGCCACTGCTACAAGCTGGTTAGCATCATCTCCAAGACGGTGGTCCTCTGCTGCATCCTGCGCAGGGAGGCCGTGGCccccttccacttcctcctgCTGACGGACATGCCCCGCTTCCTCCTCCCCGAGGGGGCGCTGTGGGGCGGAGGGGACGCCCGCCTGGAGAAGCTCCTCCGCGAGAGCGCCGCCCTCTGCCAGGAGTGCTTCGACCCCAACGAGTACTCCAAGGCGGTGCGCGAGGCCAAGGCGGACCTGGCGGAGGAGTGCGCCAGCCCCCGGCGCGTCCGCCTTTGCCTGCAGGGCTATGCCCGCGACGAACTGGCGCACTCCTTCCAGCGCCTCTCGCTCTGCCTCTACAGCACCTCCGGGGGCGCCCGCCAGGACCCCGCCTCCGGGGGGAGGAGCCAGAGGACTCTCCTACCTTCCCGCCAGGAGCACCACGAGGCCCTCTTCCCCGACGGCCCGGACACTGAGCGGGAATACACGACGCCCGACTGGACTGAGCCAGCCTTCCGGGCTCCAGAACTGCCCTACGAGGAGCTGTGGACCAACAACCAGAACCGCGGGAGCTACGCGGAGCCCAGCGGGAAGCCAGCCGGCCTGGAGAGCGCCAACCCGGCAGGCCAGAGAGACCTCATCTCCTTCACCGGCCTCGCCTCGCCCCTGGGGTCCCCACCATGCCAGCAGGgcctgctgggggaggagcctgCGGGAGATGCCCCGCCCCCCGTCCCGCCCAAGTCTGATGCG GTGAGAGAGGAGTGCCGCCTTCTCGTTGCACCCCCAGTGCCACCCCGGGGTGGCCATGTGCCAGCCGCTTCCAGCCCTCCGGTGCCTCTGCGTTTCCCGAAGCTCCAGGGAGCAGCTTCTTCTCCCAGCTCCAGCCTCTCCTACTATTCGCCTGGACTGCATGAAGG GTCGAGGCCGCAGAGTGGCAGCTGCTCCCCGTCTCCCGACTCCTACTCCCTGTACTGCTACCCCTGCACCTGGGGAGACTGCAAAGCAGGAGATTCCTCCggccgcccgctggccagccccCCGGCCCAGCCTCAAGCCCAGCCCGCCCAGGGGTCCTCATGGTCAGATCCGTGGCCCTACAGCGACCTGAGCGTGGCCACGGGGAGGCCCACCACCCCGCTGCTAGGGGGCAGTGACACCAGTGCCCTCAAGAGCTACTGCAGCTTCCCCCGCCTGAAGCCTCCCCAGGCGCCTCAGAAACGCTTTGCCCCCTTTGGGGCGCTCAACCCTTTCTCCAACCCGGCCTCCTCCGAGTGGCTGGAGCCCCTCGAGTGGCAGAAGACCTCTTCCCCCGAGACCTTTGACCCCTTCGAGGccaccgcttcctcctcctcctctccggaGGGCGAGCCCCGCTACAGCCCCGTGCCCCCGCCACGCCCTGCCAAGCAGGCCTTTGAGCCCCCTGAGCACGTCGCCCTCCGGACGCCCCTGGGCCCCCTGCCGCCCTCTGTCACCCGTGGCGCGGAGTCGGGTGCTGCCCCCCGCCTCTACCTGGCCCCGGGGGTCATCGAGGTGCCCCCCGCCCGGCTCAGCGGCGACGGCTCGCCCTGGCAGCCTCCGCCCGACCTGTCCGCCCTCTCTCTGGAAGAGGTCTCTCGCTGCCTGCGCTTCATCGGGCTCTCGGAGGACGTGGTGAGCTTCTTTGCGCGCGAGCGCATCGACGGCAGCATCTTTGTGCAGCTGACCGAGGAGATCCTGTCCGAGGACTTCCGCCTCACCAAGCTCCAGGTCAAGAAGATCATGCAGTTCATCAAGGGATGGCGCCCCAAGATCTAG